The DNA region CCAGCGGCACTGAGCCATCGCCAGAGCAAGCTGCGGCTGCTCAGGTTGGTCGCAACGACCCATGCCCATGCGGTTCTGGAAAGAAATTTAAACAGTGTCATGGCAAAATCTAAACGCGTACACGTTGCCGTTGGGGTGATTCAAAACCCCGACGGCGATGTGTTTATTAGTCGTCGTCACGCCCATCTTCATCAGGGCAACAAATGGGAATTTCCTGGCGGTAAAGTTGAAGCCGACGAGGATGTCTACCAAGCGTTGTGCCGTGAACTTTTCGAAGAATGCAACATTACGGTACAAGCCGCTGCACCATTCACCGCGATTAGCTTTGATTATCCTGACAAACAGGTGTTGTTAGACGTTTGGGTGGTCACTGAATTTGATGGAGCGGTACGTCAGCAAGAAGGGCAAGAATGGGCGTGGGTGCCTTTGCATCAACTTGATGCCTATCCGTTTCCTGAAGCCAACCAACCGATTATTGAACGGTTACAAGCGCAAACCGCGCGTTAAATTGATTACGGGCAGAGTGCTAATTCGAATTCGACTTCTTCGTCGACTGAAGCTTTGCCGTTAATTGGCTCGTAGCGTAAAAAGCGAATACTGAAACGCTGTTTGTGACCAGAAATTACCGGGTAAGCGGGCAAATCGGCCGGCA from Pseudidiomarina andamanensis includes:
- the mutT gene encoding 8-oxo-dGTP diphosphatase MutT, producing MAKSKRVHVAVGVIQNPDGDVFISRRHAHLHQGNKWEFPGGKVEADEDVYQALCRELFEECNITVQAAAPFTAISFDYPDKQVLLDVWVVTEFDGAVRQQEGQEWAWVPLHQLDAYPFPEANQPIIERLQAQTAR